The Carassius gibelio isolate Cgi1373 ecotype wild population from Czech Republic chromosome B22, carGib1.2-hapl.c, whole genome shotgun sequence genome window below encodes:
- the LOC127987960 gene encoding hepatoma-derived growth factor-related protein 2-like, protein NPHASYSTPAPASSSESEDDPPAPGSDAEDDEEAVVPRKAETGSDDSDSGSEDQRKTAVKRKAPAAKRPPVKRTRASSSDRDGEESGSPSEPEPSPSSDSDSGKNSDQDFTPQESGGRGGKKPASRGRKKKASSGSDSESGSQSDQRAVRSDSEDEKPRPAVSGSESQSGSKSDSDSEPPPPPARKGPQGRKKAEKPPPKPRGRKSKPAPERAPSSSSDSDSDSETDRVSEWKKRDEERRKELEERRKKEEAEELRRLREREKEEEEQRKKEKENKAKKGSSSSSDDEVDDHPLKKSKKPPPPPIPAPSDSDSPAPAEGKKSTKRRDSQKGRQKKEKEVKEKKERKIKEKKHQRSEEKDKTRLKAEKPKRKPTRLSEKKVEKKKEPSPEEKLQKLHTEIKFALKVDNPDIEKCLQALDDISSVQVTTQILQKNADVIATLKKIRRYKASSAVMEKATAVYNKLKLQFIGKIETTKPKPDEKNQEANEQDAQNTDDSKPVNGESENEKKDVSESENNPQPTDQEKRDEHQSPNGIRPNPDEPADQQTLPADSPAADPAEDTDVKEDSRAQDEQMSSES, encoded by the exons AACCCTCACGCCTCCTATAGCACACCTGCA CCTGCGTCGTCATCGGAGAGCGAGGACGACCCGCCTGCGCCGGGAAGTGATGCGGAAGATGACGAGGAAGCTGTGGTGCCGAGGAAAgctgaaacaggaagtgatgattCTGACTCTGGAAGTGAGGATCAAAGGAAGACGGCAGTGAAGCGGAAAGCTCCCGCTGCAAAG CGGCCGCCAGTGAAGAGAACACGGGCATCATCTAGTGATCGAGATGGAGAGGAGAGTGGATCTCCCTCAGAACCTGAACCATCACCCAGCTCGGACTCTGACTCCGGCAAAAACAGCGATCAG GACTTCACACCTCAGGAGTCGGGCGGTCGAGGTGGCAAAAAGCCAGCAAGCAGAGGCAGGAAGAAG AAGGCATCATCTGGCTCGGATTCAGAATCGGGCTCCCAGTCAGATCAGAGGGCAGTCAGGAGCGATTCAGAAGACGAGAAGCCCCGCCCGGCCGTCTCTGGATCCGAATCGCAGTCTGGATCCAAATCCGACTCCGATTCAGAGCCACCTCCTCCTCCTGCAAGGAAAGGCCCACAAGGGCGTAAGAAAG CGGAGAAACCTCCACCAAAGCCACGAGGAAGGAAATCCAAACCAGCTCCAGAGAGGGCTCCTTCTTCTTCATCAGACAGCGACAG tgacagcGAGACAGACCGTGTCAGCGAGTGGAAGAAGAGAGACGAGGAACGGCGGAAGGAACTGGAGGAGCGAAGGAAGAAAGAGGAGGCTGAAGAGCTCCGTCGGCTCCGGGAGcgagagaaagaggaggaagagCAAAGAAAAAAGGAGAAGGAGAACAAGGCCAAGAAAGGAAGCAGCAGCAGCTCGGACGATGAAGTGGATGATCACCCTCTCAAAAAATCCAAGAAGCCTCCGCCTCCCCCCATCCCCGCACCTTCAGACTCCGACTCGCCAGCACCTGCAGAG GGGAAGAAATCCACCAAACGTCGAGACAGCCAGAAAGGGCGGCAGAAGAAGGAGAAGGAGgtgaaagagaaaaaagagaggaAGATCAAAGAAAAGAAGCATCAGAGATCAGAGGAGAAAGACAAAACCAG GCTTAAGGCCGAGAAGCCGAAACGGAAGCCGACGCGTCTATCCGAGAAGAAAGTCGAGAAGAAAAAAG AACCCTCTCCAGAAGAGAAACTCCAGAAGCTCCACACAGAAATCAAGTTTGCCCTGAAAGTTGACAACCCA GACATTGAGAAGTGTCTGCAGGCCCTGGACGACATCAGCTCAGTACAAGTAACCACTCAAATCTTGCAGAAGAATGCAGATGTTATAGCTACACTCAAAAAG ATTCGGCGATACAAAGCTAGCAGTGCTGTTATGGAGAAGGCCACTGCGGTCTACAATAAACTAAAGCTCCAGTTCATTGGCAAGATTGAGACCACTAAACCAAAACCAGATGAAAAGAACCAAGAAGCCAACGAACAAGACGCGCAAAACACAG ACGACTCCAAACCAGTGAACGGTGAAtcagaaaatgagaaaaaagacGTTTCTGAATCGGAAAACAACCCCCAACCCACAGACCAAGAGAAACGCGATGAGCACCAATCCCCGAACGGCATCAG GCCCAATCCAGATGAGCCAGCAGATCAGCAGACGCTCCCAGCTGACTCCCCAGCGGCCGATCCGGCAGAAGACACAGACGTAAAAGAGGACAGCAGAGCGCAGGACGAGCAGATGTCTTCTGAGAGCTGA
- the LOC127988216 gene encoding chromatin assembly factor 1 subunit A-like yields the protein MFSWFAKRIHIRRIIKEHAVYEKRSTYRRCCWYVHPEVLARHSQEALPVPCQWTYLTSGAQITRDEHAGSQGNSPTASSSTTPSNKRKSASSHSITKYMKKCGDSEQTEAMETDGFQADTEDDEDDDCIIIGEQSGSSEQDANTSLQQTERETEPMDTNASETAALSLPCLTPATA from the exons ATGTTTTCTTGGTTTGCCAAAAGGATCCACATCAGGCGTATCATAAAGGAGCACGCCGTGTACGAAAAGCGCTCCACTTACAGAAGATGCTGCTGGTACGTGCATCCAGAAGTTCTGGCCCGTCATTCTCAGGAGGCCTTGCCCGTTCCCTGCCAGTGGACCTACCTCACCTCCGGCGCTCAGATCACCCGCGACGAGCACGCCGGCTCACAGGGCAACTCGCCCACCGCGTCCAGCTCCACCACACCCTCCAACAAGAGGAAGAGCGCCAGCAGCCACTCCATCACGAAGTACATGAAGAAATGTGGCGACTCCGAACAG ACTGAGGCCATGGAGACCGATGGCTTCCAAGCGGACACTGAAGATGATGAAGACGATGATTGTATCATCATCGGGGAACAATCTG GATCCTCTGAACAGGATGCCAACACATCCTTGCAACAAACCGAGAGAGAAACAGAGCCCATGGACACGAATGCATCCGAAACTGCTGCTCTTTCCCTACCCTGCCTCACCCCTGCCACCGCCTGA
- the LOC127988215 gene encoding UBX domain-containing protein 6-like, whose product MKKFFDDIKKDIKFKSAGPGNKLTEDSSSKPQAPQVPRGAPRKAPTDGAHRAGAAALARIEQQQQHRPKVQTSQDAIRNQVKRELEAEAAATAASLKNTDVEGACVPQKDPSCFSVPGVFFICPLTGKTLTKTEKEMHIKEAILMRFSEDAIEASIMMIHTFNKDKERVKAAVDIISKYIENICKNPTEEKYRKIKLSNKVFQEKVSGIEGSREYLQALGFERTTLPVDGEDRTEEFLVLPAQESETLEQMKAHVERLQKGEPLRAKLDRQPQVFRPSQHATDFQLPPDFYNLTAEELKREQQQKSEVVERNAMLRTKAMREKDEERERRKHNYALLRVRLPDGNILQGTFLAWERVAALYQFVRDSLENGWQPFELMAPGGQKLKDDEELALNECNLAPAALLTFSWDAAVQADIAAAGGKTAVLLKSALFENIKTLS is encoded by the exons ATGAAGAAGTTTTTCGACGACATTAAGAAGGATATAAAATTCAAGTCCGCAGGGCCAGGAAATAAACTGACAGAAGACAGCAG CTCTAAACCTCAAGCCCCACAGGTTCCTCGTGGAGCGCCCAGAAAAGCGCCCACTGATGGTGCGCACAGAGCCGGGGCCGCGGCCCTCGCCAGGATCGAGCAACAGCAACAGCACCGGCCGAAGGTGCAGACGTCCCAGGATGCCATAAGGAATCAGG TGAAGCGAGAACTTGAAGCAGAGGCGGCTGCCACAGCGGCCAGTCTGAAGAACACCGATGTAGAG GGGGCCTGTGTTCCACAAAAGGATCCATCCTGTTTCTCAGTGCCGGGTGTTTTCTTCATCTGTCCTCTCACTGGAAAAACCTTAACAAAGACTGAAAAAGAGATGCACATAAAGGAAGCCATTCTAATG AGGTTCTCAGAGGATGCGATAGAGGCCTCCATTATGATGATTCACACCTTTAATAAAGACAAAGAGAGAGTAAAGGCTGCCGTTGACATCATTAGCAA GTACATCGAAAACATCTGTAAGAATCCGACTGAGGAAAAGTACAGGAAGATCAAGCTTAGCAACAAAGTGTTTCAG GAGAAGGTCAGTGGGATTGAAGGATCTCGCGAGTATCTTCAGGCGTTGGGATTTGAACGCACCACGCTGCCGGTGGACGGCGAAG ACAGGACTGAGGAGTTCCTGGTGCTGCCGGCGCAGGAATCAGAGACTCTGGAGCAGATGAAGGCTCATGTGGAGCGGCTGCAGAAGGGCGAGCCGCTCAGAGCAAAGCTGGACCGTCAGCCGCAGGTCTTCAGACCCTCACAGCACGCCACAGACTTCCAGCTTCCTCCAGACTTCTACAATCTGACCGCAGAGGAACTGAAGAGAGAACAGCAACAGAA GAGTGAAGTCGTGGAGAGAAATGCAATGCTGCGTACGAAAGCCATGCGTGAGAAAGATGAGGAGAGGGAGAGAAGAAAGCACAACTATGCGCTCCTGAGAGTGCGCTTACCGGATGGAAATATACTCCAGG GCACTTTCCTTGCATGGGAGAGGGTGGCAGCATTGTACCAGTTTGTGCGCGATTCTCTGGAGAACGGCTGGCAACCCTTTGAGCTGATGGCACCCGGAGGACAAAAACTAAAGGATGATGAGGAATTGGCTCTGAATGAGTGCAACCTG GCCCCAGCAGCTCTGCTGACCTTCTCATGGGACGCCGCAGTGCAGGCAGACATCGCTGCCGCTGGAGGAAAGACAGCTGTTCTGCTTAAATCTGCACTGTTCGAGAACATCAAGACCCTGAGCTGA